The Centroberyx gerrardi isolate f3 chromosome 12, fCenGer3.hap1.cur.20231027, whole genome shotgun sequence genome has a window encoding:
- the LOC139924759 gene encoding C-reactive protein-like: MHYCAQHPDTCIDHKMKVLLLLVMLTAAACAAAPQDLSGKMFTFPQQTNSAHVKLETSREEFSAVTVCLRSFTDLSRNHVLFSLATPSAANDFLIFKKTAADVIELIARDNSVEIVGQEYKLNTWHSVCATWDSQSGLVQLWLDGKPSTRRFVNSGSNIRGHTIITLGQEQDSHGGGFDIKQCFIGMISDVHMWDYVLSSCEIQRYVDDLNFTPGNVLNWRALQFQITGRVLLENKQVSLNECH; encoded by the exons ATGCATTATTGCGCACAACATCCTGACACTTGCATAGATCACAAG ATGAAGGTTCTACTTCTACTGGTGatgctgacagcagcagcatgtgcTGCAGCTCCTCAAG ATCTTTCAGGTAAAATGTTCACCTTCCCACAACAGACCAACTCAGCTCATGTGAAGCTGGAAACATCAAGAGAGGAATTCAGTGCTGTAACTGTCTGTCTCAG GTCCTTTACAGACCTCAGCAGAAACCACGTCCTGTTCTCTCTGGCCACGCCCTCTGCCGCCAATGACTTCCTGATTTTCAAGAAGACTGCAGCTGATGTGATCGAGCTGATTGCCAGGGACAATAGTGTGGAAATTGTAGGGCAGGAGTACAAGCTGAACACGTGGCACTCTGTTTGTGCCACCTGGGACTCTCAGTCTGGACTGGTACAGTTGTGGCTGGATGGAAAGCCCAGTACCAGAAGATTTGTCAACTCTGGATCAAACATCAGAGGACACACTATCATTACCTTAGGACAG GAGCAGGATTCCCATGGTGGTGGGTTTGATATTAAGCAGTGTTTCATTGGCATGATCTCTGATGTCCACATGTGGGACTACGTCCTTTCATCCTGTGAGATCCAGCGCTACGTGGATGATCTGAACTTCACCCCAGGCAATGTGCTCAACTGGAGGGCACTGCAGTTCCAGATCACAGGAAGAGTGCTGCTGGAAAATAAACAAGTGTCACTAAATGAATGTCACTAA